In Amia ocellicauda isolate fAmiCal2 chromosome 7, fAmiCal2.hap1, whole genome shotgun sequence, one genomic interval encodes:
- the LOC136753428 gene encoding P2Y purinoceptor 13, which produces MNCSVHTETLIGVLYPCLYGLLFICAAILNSIALWVSFHIPTDSTFILYLKNLIAADFIMTLTILNKAISDSVIAPWQLKAFTCRFSAVMFYYSMYISIILLGLISLDRYFKVVKPFGRTMCQSMSCMKILTVFIWISLFCTTSVPTMILTSKPGNTSFKDCIALKTNKGIEYHFVVNNIAQTIFWTVCILIVFCYACITKKVLDSYHNSQSSNKIAKSKTKARVFIIIGVFVICFVPYHLTRIPYTNKQVSNTCIKNPMAFAKETTLWLSATNTCLDPLIYVFLCKSFRQKLSEVWKCNMVMAALSSSNNEESSS; this is translated from the coding sequence ATGAATTGCAGTGTTCATACCGAGACACTGATCGGAGTGCTGTATCCGTGTCTTTATGGTTTGCTGTTCATCTGTGCTGCCATCTTAAACAGCATAGCGTTGTGGGTGTCTTTTCACATCCCGACCGATTCAACTTTCATTCTGTATCTGAAAAACCTGATTGCAGCGGACTTCATCATGACCCTGACGATTCTGAATAAAGCCATCAGTGACTCAGTTATTGCCCCTTGGCAACTGAAAGCGTTTACCTGCCGTTTCTCTGCGGTCATGTTCTACTACTCCATGTATATCAGCATCATCCTGTTGGGGCTCATCAGTCTAGATCGGTATTTCAAAGTCGTGAAACCATTTGGAAGGACAATGTGCCAGAGCATGAGCTGCATGAAAATTCTCACAGTCTTCATCTGGATCTCACTGTTCTGCACCACATCGGTTCCCACCATGATCCTGACCAGTAAGCCAGGAAACACTTCGTTTAAAGATTGCATCGCTCTAAAGACCAACAAAGGCATAGAATATCATTTTGTTGTAAATAATATAGCCCAAACTATTTTTTGGACTGTCTGTATTTTGATAGTATTCTGCTACGCCTGCATCACTAAGAAAGTTTTAGATTCTTACCACAATTCCCAGAGCAGTAACAAAATCGCTAAAAGCAAAACTAAGGCAAGAGTGTTTATCATTATAGGGGTATTTGTTATTTGCTTTGTTCCATATCATTTGACAAGAATACCATACACTAACAAGCAGGTTAGCAACACGTGCATAAAAAACCCAATGGCTTTTGCAAAAGAAACTACTCTTTGGCTTTCGGCAACCAACACATGCCTTGATCCACTGATCTATGTATTTCTATGCAAATCCTTCAGACAAAAGCTGTCTGAAGTCTGGAAATGCAATATGGTCATGGCTGCCCTCAGCTCATCCAATAATGAGGAAAGCAGTAGTTAA